GCCGAAACTCATGGATACGATGTCGGCCCCCGACAGCGCCGCCAGGAGCATGCCCTCCAGCCCGTGGCTGACATAGCCCATGCCGTCGTTGCCCGTGTAGCCCGCCCGGATGGGCAGGATGCGCACGCGCGGCGCCGGCGAGGCGACGCCGATTCCGTTGAAGCCCGTCGCCGCGGCGTCGCCGGCACAGTGGGTGCCGTGGCCGTTGAAATCGTCCGGGTCGTTGTCGGCGGGGGCGCCGTCCTCCCCGGGCCAGAGCTGGTCCGCCGGCAGATTGACCAGATCCCAGCCCACCCCGTCGTCCACGTAGCCGTTGCCGTCGTTGTCCACGCCGTCGAGGTCGGCCGCCGTCCACCAGCCGTCCCCGTCCAGGTCCTCCCCGGGGTTGACGCGGATGCTGGCGGCCAGGTCCTCGTGGTCCCAATCCACGCCCGTGTCGACGATGGCCACCACCACCTCGCGGCTTCCCTGGCTGCGGCGCCAGGCCTCCGGCGCGCCGATGCGGGCCAGGTGCCACTGGGCGCGCAGGGCGGGATCGTCCGCCGACCAGGCGCCGGTGCGCAGCAGGGGGACGGGCTCGGCCCGTCGCACGGCGGGATGCCGGCGCAGGCGCTCCAGCAAGGCGGGATCGTCGTCCCGGGGACGTGCGCGGCGCCAGCCCGCAAAGCCCAGCTTGTCCAGCAGGACCGGCGCGATGAGCGGCTCGATGGCCAGGCCGGGGAAGTCCGCGGCGAGGGAGGCCTCCCGGCCGGGATCGAGCTCCAGATAGAGGTCGGGGCTCCAGGGCGGGGCGCACCAGCCGGCGGCGGTCGCGGCCAGCAGGCCAAGCAGGGCCAGGTCAATGCGTCGCAATGGTGCCCTCCTCGCCCTGGGCCAGACGCAGCACGTCCTGGGGAGCCCAGCCGACCAATCCTTCCCGTTCCAGCCTGAGCCAGATGCGGCCCGTCTCGTCGGTGACGCGCTCCGCCACCCGGGCGCTCTCGTGTTCGCCCAGCTTGCCCACGAAGGCGCCGCCCGGCTCGTCCAGGAGCGGCATGTCGCCCGCCATCGTCTGGACCTGGCGGCCCACCCAGCCGGGGGCGGGCAGGATGCCACCCTCCGGCCGGCCGCCCCCGCAACCCAGCAACAGCAGCATCAGGATCAGCAGGGGCCATCCCCTTCTCCGCTCGCGCATGACAGGTCCTTTCCTCAGTGCCTGGGAGGCGCCGGTCCGGTCTTCCCTTTCCGCCGCTCCTCCCCTCTCATCCATGGAATTCGTTGAGCCGCATCAGCTCGTCCGGCTTGACGGGCACGGCGCCCAGTTCGCCGCAGACCTGCGCCGCGCACAGGCTGGCGAAGCGGCCGGCCGTGGAGAGCTTGTAGCCCTGGACGCGGGCCAGCACCAGGGCGGCGATCACCGTGTCGCCGGCGCCGGACACGTCGACAATGGCGCTGCGCAGGGCGGGCAAGTGGGTGAGGCGTCCCTCCCCGTCGAGCAGGGACATGCCCTGGGCGCCCCGCGTCACCACCAGCTCCCGGCCGCCGCTGCGGGCCAGGAAGTCGCGCAGGAAGGTCTCCCACTCCGCCTCGCCGGCCGCCCCGCGGCCCAGGGCGCCCAGGAACTCCTTCTGGTTGGGCTTGAAGAGGTCGACGGCCCCGTAGGCGTGGAAGTTGGCCTGCTTGGGGTCCACCGCACTGAGGACGCCGGCGGCGCGGGCCGCCTCGCGCAGGGCGCCGATCAGCTCCGGTTCGAGCACGCCCTTGTCGTAATCCTCGCAGATGAAGGCGTCCAGGCCGGGGAGGGCGGCCAGCATGCGTTCGAGCAGTTCCTGGCGCAGGGCGGGACGCAGGGGCTCGGCCCGCTCCTCGTCGATGCGCACGACGTGCTGCTCGTGGGCGATGATGCGCGTCTTGGCGGTGGTGGGGCGCTCCTCGTCGCGCAGGATGCCCTGGGTGGAGATGCCCGCCTCCCGCAGGAGGGCCAGCACCAGCTCGCCGGCGGGGTCGCCGCCCACCACCCCGAAGGGCAACACCTCCGCCCCCAGGGCGCGCAGGTTGTGGACCACGTTGGCGCTGCCGCCCAGGCTGTGGCTGCGCCGGGCCACCGTCACCACCGGCACCGGCGCCTCGGGACTGATCCGCTCCACCCGGCCCCATAAGTAGCGGTCCAGCATGAGATCGCCCACCACGGCCACGCGCTTGCCCATGCAGCCGGCCAGGATCCTGTCCAGATCAGGCAGAAGCATCGCGCTCCATCTCTCTTCTTCTTGCCGCCCGTGTCTGTCTCATGGCATGGACCGGCTTACGATCGGATCCTCCCGCCCTCACGCATGACCAACAACGAGCAGGGTTCGATATCGATATCGATATCGGTATCGGGGCTATCAATACCACCCGGCCTCATAAGTAGCGGTCCAGCATGAGATCGCCCACCACGGCCACGCGCTTGCCCGCGTAGCTGGCCAGGATCTTGTCCAGATCAGGCAGAAGCATCGCGCTCCATCTCTCTTCTTCTTGCCGCCTGTGACGGTCCCATGGCGCGCATTGACTTACGATAGGATTCTCTTGCCGTCAAGCATGATCAACTCGAGAAGGAATCGATCCCGATAGCGATCCCGATAGCGATCCCGATAGCGATCCCGATAGCGATCCCGATAGCGATCCCGATAACGATCCCGATAGCGATCCCGATAGCGATCCCGATAGCGATCCCGATAGCGATCCCAATAGCGATCCCGATAACGATCCCGATAGCGATCCCGCTAGCGATCCCGCTAGCGATCCCGATAGCGATCCCGATAGGATTGCCAGGGGATCAGACGTCGCGTTCAAATGACGCCACGGTCTCCACGTGGAAGGTGTGGGGGAACATGTCCACCGGACTGAGCCGCGTGGCGTTGTAACCACCCGCAGCCAGCAGCGCCGCGTCGCGGGCCTGGGTGGCGGGATTGCAGCTGACGTAGACGATGCGGCGCGGAGCCAGCTCCAGCAGCGGCGGCACCACCTTGGGATGGAGCCCGCCCCGGGGCGGATCCACCACCACCGTGTCCGGGCGGGGCAGGCGGCCCTGGCGCAGAAGCTCCAGCACGTCGCCGGCGTGGAAGTCCACCCGGTCGGACAGGCCGTTCAGGGCGGCGGCCCGCCGGGCCGAGGCCACCGCCTCGGGCACCAGCTCCACGCCGGTGACATGGCGCGCCCGTCCGGCCAGGAGCAGGGCGATCGCCCCCGTGCCGCAATAGAGGTCCAGCAGCTCGCCCGGCGCCTCGCCCAGATGGTCGGCGGCCAGGGCGAAGAGGCGCTCCGCCTGCTCGGTGTTGGTCTGGAAGAAGGCCGGGGGCTCCAGCTCGAAGAGCAGGCCGCCCAGGCGCTCCCGCAGCAGGCCGTCGCCGTGCAGGACGCGGTCGAGGCGGCCGGTGGCCACTTGGCCCTGCCCCTCCTGCACGGTGTTGACAATGGTGGAAATCAGCCCGGGATGGCGCTCCAGCAGGTCCGCCGCCAGCCGGGCGGCCCGCTCGTCCCCGGCGCGGGACGTCACCAGATTGACCATGCGCTCCCCAGTGCGCCGGCTCTCCCGGATGACGACGAAGCGCCAGTAGCCCGTGTGGCCGCGCCAGTGCCAGACCGCCTCGCGGCCGCCGCCCTGGTCGGCCACGAAGCGACGGATGGTGGCCAGCAGGGGCGCTGTCCACTCCGTTTGGAGGTGGCACTCTGTCAGGTTGAAGACCTTGCTGTGGATGCCCGGCACGTGCTGGCCCAGGCCAAACTCGCCCTCCGCCTCCGCCGCCCGGTCGGACAGCCAGGGCAGGTCGGAGAAGCCGAACTCCATCTTGTTGCGGTAGTGGAAGAGCGAGGGGGCAGGCAGGATGGGATCCACCCGCGGCGGCAGGCCGCCGCCGATGCGTCGCCAGGCCTCCACGGCCATGCTCTCCTTCGCGCGCAGCTGGGCCGGGTAGTCCAGGGTCTGCAGGGGACAGCCGCCGCAGACGGCCTGGTGGCCGCAGCGGGCCTCCACCCGGTCCGGCGAAGCCTCCACCAGGCGGCGCAGGCGGGCCTCGGCGTGGCGCCGCCGGCCGCGCAGCGTCTCCACCTCCACCCGGTCCCCCGGCAGGGCGCCGCGCACGAAGACCACCTTGCCCGAGGCCAGGCGCCCCACCCCCAGTCCACCGTGGGCCACGCCCTCGATGCGCACCAGCTCCCCCGGCCTGTCCGGGTCGGATCCGGCGGGCTCCATCATCCCTGGGCCGGCTCGTCGGCGGCGGGCTGGGGCTGACCTTCCGCCACGTCCATGGCCGGCGCGGCGGGGCGGTCCTCCACGAAGGCGAGTTCGCCCTCGCGCACCGTCACCACCACCGTGCCGCCCGCCGTGAAGCTGCCTTTCAGCACCTCCTCGGCGATGGGGTCCTCGATGCGGCGCTCGATGATGCGGCGCAGCGGCCGCACGCCCGTGGACGGGGACCACCCCTCCTCGACGAGCAGCTCGATGGCCTCCTCGCTCAGGGTGATCTGGAAACCGCGGGTGCCCAGCCGCCGGCGCACGTCCTCCATCATCAGGCGGACGATGCGGGTGACAGTCGGGCGGTCCAGGGTGCGGAAGACGATGAGGTCGTCGATGCGGTTGAGGAATTCGGGCCGGAAGTGGCGCTTGACCTCCTTCATGATGTCGGCCCGCATGCTCTCGTAGCCGGGCATGGCGCCGCCCGTGCCGCCGAAGCCGATGGCCGACTCATTGGTCAGCTCGCGCGTGCCCATGTTGGAGGTCATGATGATGATCGTGTTGCGGAAGTCCACCTTGCGGCCGGTGGAGTCGGTCAGGCGCCCGTCGTCCAGCACCTGCAGGAGCAGGTTGAAGACCTCGGGGTGGGCCTTCTCCACCTCGTCCAGCAGCACGATGGAGTAGGGGCGGCGGCGCACCTTCTCCGTCAGCTGGCCCCCCTCCTCGAAGCCCACGTAGCCGGGCGGCGCGCCGATGAGGCGGCTCACGGCGAACTTCTCCATGTACTCGCTCATGTCGACGCGGATGAGGGCGTGCTCGTCGCCGAAGAGCACCTCGGCCAGCACCTTGGCAAGCTCCGTCTTGCCGATGCCGGTGGGACCCAGGAAGAGGTAGCTGCCGATGGGCCGCTCCGCGCTCTTGAAGCCGGCCCGGCTGCGGCGGATGCCCCGGCAGAGGCGGTCGATGGCGTCCTCCTGCCCGATGATGCGGCGGCCCAGCGCCTCGTGCAGCTTGAGCAGGCGGCCGGATTCGTCCAGCGTGACGCGCTCGACGGGAATGCCCGTCATCTGGCTGACCACGTGGGCCACGTCCTCGGGCCCCACCTCCACGGCGCAGGCGGTGCGCTCCTTCTCCCACTCCTCGCGGGCGGCGCGCAGCTCGGTCTCGCACTTCAACTTTTGGTCGCGGATCTCGGCGGCCTTCTCGTAGTTCTGTTGCTCGACCATGGTTTCCTTCTCGTGGGTGAGCTGCTCGATGCGCTCCTCCAGCTCGAGCAGGCGCTCGGGCACGACGATGTGGTTGAGGTGGATGCGGCTGCCCGTCTCGTCCAGGACGTCGATGGCCTTGTCGGGCAGCATGCGGTCGCTGATGTAGCGGTCGGAGAGGATGACCGCCTGGTGGATGGCCTCGTCCGTGTAGCGGATGCCGTGGTGCTCCTCGTACTTGGCCTTGAGGCCCATCAAGATGCCCACCGTCTCCTCCACGCTGGTGGGCTCCACCATGATTTTCTGGAAGCGGCGCTCGAGGGCCCCGTCCTTCTCGATGTACTGGCGGTATTCGTCCAGGGTGGTGGCGCCGATGCACTGCACCTCGCCGCGGGCGAGGGCCGGCTTGAACATGTTGGAGGCGTCCAGGCTGCCGCTGGCGCTGCCGGCGCCCACGATGGTGTGCAGCTCGTCCAGGAAGACGATGATGTTGCGGTGCTTCTCCAGCTCCGCCATCACGCTCTTGATGCGCTCCTCGAACTGGCCGCGGTACTTGGTGCCGGCCACGAGGGCGCCCAGGTCGAGGGCGACGACGCGCTTGTCGTAGAGGATGCGGCTCACCTTGCGCTCGATGATGCGCAGGGCGAGACCCTCGGCGATGGCCGTCTTGCCCACGCCCGGGTCGCCGATGAGGACCGGATTGTTCTTCTTGCGCCGGGAGAGGATCTGGGCCACGCGCTGGATCTCCCGCTCGCGGCCGATGATGGGGTCCAGCTTGCCCTCGCGGGCCATCTGCGTCAGGTCGCGTCCGAAGTGGTCCAGGGCGGGGGTCTTGCTCTTGGGCGCGCCCGGCTTCCCCTCGACGACGGGGGGCGCCGCGCCCGAGATGCCCTCCACCTGCTCGCGGATCGTCGTGTAGCTGATGCCGAAACTGCCCAGCACCTGGCCGGCCACGCCGTCGTCCTCCTTGGCGATGGCGAGGAGGAGGTGCTCCGTGCCCACCTGCTCGGCGTTGAAGCTGCGCCCCTCGAGGAAGGTGGCCTTGAGCACGCGCTCCGCCTTCTTGGTGAAGGGGATGTTGCCGATCTTCATCAGGTTTTCGTTGGATTCGACCCTTTCCAGGATGCGCTCGCGCACCAGCGGGGGGTCGGCGTCCAGATTCTGCAGGATCTGGATGGCGGTTCCCTCCCCCAGCTTGATGATGCCAAGCAGGATATGCTCGGTGCCGATGTTGTCGTGGCCCAGGCTGAGCGCCTCCTCGCGGGAGAACTGGATCACCTTCTGCACATGGGCCGAAAACTTGCTGTTCATGCCACTTCCTTTCTGGGCGCGGGTAGCGGAAGATAACACTCAGGGGACCGGCTGGCCGCCCTCCCGTCCTCCAGCCAACTGGCGGGCCAACGCTGCGGCCGACTCCACCTCCGCCAGGCAGTGGCTCGGACCGCAGAGGCGCGCCCGGGACCGGGCTCCCTG
The bacterium DNA segment above includes these coding regions:
- a CDS encoding bifunctional ADP-heptose synthase → MLLPDLDRILAGCMGKRVAVVGDLMLDRYLWGRVERISPEAPVPVVTVARRSHSLGGSANVVHNLRALGAEVLPFGVVGGDPAGELVLALLREAGISTQGILRDEERPTTAKTRIIAHEQHVVRIDEERAEPLRPALRQELLERMLAALPGLDAFICEDYDKGVLEPELIGALREAARAAGVLSAVDPKQANFHAYGAVDLFKPNQKEFLGALGRGAAGEAEWETFLRDFLARSGGRELVVTRGAQGMSLLDGEGRLTHLPALRSAIVDVSGAGDTVIAALVLARVQGYKLSTAGRFASLCAAQVCGELGAVPVKPDELMRLNEFHG
- the rlmD gene encoding 23S rRNA (uracil(1939)-C(5))-methyltransferase RlmD, which produces MMEPAGSDPDRPGELVRIEGVAHGGLGVGRLASGKVVFVRGALPGDRVEVETLRGRRRHAEARLRRLVEASPDRVEARCGHQAVCGGCPLQTLDYPAQLRAKESMAVEAWRRIGGGLPPRVDPILPAPSLFHYRNKMEFGFSDLPWLSDRAAEAEGEFGLGQHVPGIHSKVFNLTECHLQTEWTAPLLATIRRFVADQGGGREAVWHWRGHTGYWRFVVIRESRRTGERMVNLVTSRAGDERAARLAADLLERHPGLISTIVNTVQEGQGQVATGRLDRVLHGDGLLRERLGGLLFELEPPAFFQTNTEQAERLFALAADHLGEAPGELLDLYCGTGAIALLLAGRARHVTGVELVPEAVASARRAAALNGLSDRVDFHAGDVLELLRQGRLPRPDTVVVDPPRGGLHPKVVPPLLELAPRRIVYVSCNPATQARDAALLAAGGYNATRLSPVDMFPHTFHVETVASFERDV
- a CDS encoding ATP-dependent Clp protease ATP-binding subunit, whose product is MNSKFSAHVQKVIQFSREEALSLGHDNIGTEHILLGIIKLGEGTAIQILQNLDADPPLVRERILERVESNENLMKIGNIPFTKKAERVLKATFLEGRSFNAEQVGTEHLLLAIAKEDDGVAGQVLGSFGISYTTIREQVEGISGAAPPVVEGKPGAPKSKTPALDHFGRDLTQMAREGKLDPIIGREREIQRVAQILSRRKKNNPVLIGDPGVGKTAIAEGLALRIIERKVSRILYDKRVVALDLGALVAGTKYRGQFEERIKSVMAELEKHRNIIVFLDELHTIVGAGSASGSLDASNMFKPALARGEVQCIGATTLDEYRQYIEKDGALERRFQKIMVEPTSVEETVGILMGLKAKYEEHHGIRYTDEAIHQAVILSDRYISDRMLPDKAIDVLDETGSRIHLNHIVVPERLLELEERIEQLTHEKETMVEQQNYEKAAEIRDQKLKCETELRAAREEWEKERTACAVEVGPEDVAHVVSQMTGIPVERVTLDESGRLLKLHEALGRRIIGQEDAIDRLCRGIRRSRAGFKSAERPIGSYLFLGPTGIGKTELAKVLAEVLFGDEHALIRVDMSEYMEKFAVSRLIGAPPGYVGFEEGGQLTEKVRRRPYSIVLLDEVEKAHPEVFNLLLQVLDDGRLTDSTGRKVDFRNTIIIMTSNMGTRELTNESAIGFGGTGGAMPGYESMRADIMKEVKRHFRPEFLNRIDDLIVFRTLDRPTVTRIVRLMMEDVRRRLGTRGFQITLSEEAIELLVEEGWSPSTGVRPLRRIIERRIEDPIAEEVLKGSFTAGGTVVVTVREGELAFVEDRPAAPAMDVAEGQPQPAADEPAQG